From Panthera tigris isolate Pti1 chromosome B4, P.tigris_Pti1_mat1.1, whole genome shotgun sequence:
ctgggtggctcagtcggttaaggcgccgacttcggctcaggtcatgatctcgcggtccgtgagttcaagccctgcgtcgggatctgtgctgacagctcagagcctggagcctgtttcagattctgtgtcttcctctctctgaccctcacccgttcatgctctgtctctctctgtctcaaaaataaataaacgttaaaaaaaattttttttaaataaaaaatatttttaaagtgagagaATCAGAGATTTAgtcatctcaaaataattattctatattttataatttagaaaaatataaatcataagtTACAACCAACAATTTAGAGTCCATTTAGTATCAGAGAATCAACTCCTTCGTTTCTCCAAcacattagaatatttttaatattttatttatttttgagagggagagagtacaagcagggaaggggcagagagagagagagggagagacagaatctgaagcaggctccaggctctgagttgtcagcacagatctgatgcgggagcttgaacccatgaactgtgagatcatgacctgagccgaacttggacacttaaccaactgagccacccaggtgcccccacattagaatttttttaagagagcactaaaattctttttattaacaAATCCATTAGCGAGTAATAATAGTGTATTCTGACAGAGTCCTAACCACAACATTTGCCGTGATCCCAGTTTAGaatatatttcatcaaaataGGGAGAATcagaatggaaaatgaaattgaaaattgaaatgaaaaaacttttttaagtacaATGCATGGGCCTTACCCCAAACCTTTTCAGGCAGAATCTCTGGTTGGGGAGTGTGGAGAGGGAGTGTGTAGCTGCTGGAAACCCTTGTTTATCTACCTTTCCCTTATGATTCTATCGAGAAGCCTGGTGTCAGACCTATTACTAGATCAGCTGGTAAATACTAGATGACACCAGAAAAGTGGGCAATAATCAAGCAGCATTTATGGCCAAGGAAAAGCCAACGATGTGTGAGGATGTTTAGGCTGTATCCTGCTTTAACAGTACTGAGCAGGGTAACCCAAAAtcagatatctttttgaaattTGGACTGACAATGTACCTTCCTGTCTCTCTTGTTTCCACCCCAGTAAGTTTTACCTATATCCCTTGTGatgaacattttagaaaaatgtttatttggaaaaatgaaaagctgtttttttttctgggcataTAAGTCAAGCAACTAAAGCCAAAAATAGGGGCACttaggtgtctcagtcggttaaacatccggctcgattgcagctcaggtcatgatctcatggtttgtgagatcgagccccgagttgggctcagtgctgacagcatggagcctacttgggattatctctctccctctctctgcttctctttctctctgtctctctctcaagatgaataatttttaaaaagccaaaagtaAGTATATTTACATCTCTTCAGGCCAGACAGTGAAAGTTAATGTAGAAGTtgattataaataagaaaatgttttaggCCGTTCTTTCAGATtataaaccttaagaaaaagtATAGTTAAGAAATGTAACTCATGATTACCTATAGGGTCCATTTGCCATAAAACTAGTATCATCTAATTATAGTGGAAAAAATACTCTAAGCCCAGGAAAATTTATCTTTGGTCTCTGCTTGATTTCTCCAATGCATATCCATTTCTCTCAAAACTgtgtaataaaaaatactaagtaTCTTAAAAGAATAACCTAGTTACATAATCCAGATTATTACTTggaaggaaaattatataaaattttgagtGGGACAAACTTAAGGTACAAATTAGTTCTGttcctatatttaaaatacatgtgaTCAGGCtgctaccaggaaaaaaaaagaaaacagttatacCTAAGAACTTAGAATTCCACATCATAACATTCAGCAACCTGCTTCGTCATCACCATGCCATCCTACTTTTGTTCAAAATACAGCTTTGCTTTTCAGTAttcaggatttttgtttgttttcattttgatcgTATGTATGTTAGTTTTGGTCTCAGCTCAGCCTCTCTTTTACCGGAAGTGTATTAGGACCAACCAAGATCGGGCTCCACAAACGCCCCACTCCAAGCACCGCCCGTGTCCTCCTGCCGAATGCAACACATGTTTCCTAGGATCAAGGGTTTTGAGGGATCAAGGTCTGTAGGGATCCTGTCCAGAAAGGGTGCAATTCAGAgaccctctctgtaacttccctgCCAGCGTCTGGCCCTGTTCTTTGGCACTCTCAAAGTCACGGGGATCACGGCCCCTGGAGGCAGCCCCACCCATTGCTGCAAAGCATCAGTGGCTCAAGAGTTTTTCCTTGTGTCCAGACTGTGTGAAGCTGAACAAATCACAGCATCTTTGAGTGAGTTTCTCCAAGTATGAAGGAAGAATGAATGAGGACTTCAAAGGCCATACAAATCACAGTATTCTTCCTAATTACTTAAATGGCAAGAACAGGAATAAAACGTTTGCCAGTAACATCTTTGGGTCTAAAGGGATCTTATCTAACTGGTGAGGTCTGTGTTTTAAAGGCAGAGGTGGTTAAGTTTATTCACATCATGCAACAAAGAATTTTCAACACTGTTGAGTAGCAGCTCTGTATCTATTCCCTGGGGTCCATATCCCGGCCACTCACTCCCTCCTCAACTCCCTGACCCGTGTCTGCCACTGGATGCCTGGCTTGGCACAAACAAAGCTGTCACCAAATGCACACGGTTTCCCCCAAACCCCCATTGCCAAAGTCAGTCTTCCCTCCTCAActccttctttgtgtttttgtcaCTGTTGCCCATTTCCACCTCTTAAAAACTCTCTTCTCTCTTAGTCCCGGGGACCACGCAGCCCTGACTCTCCTTTGCCATTTTCTGACCGCTCTTTTGTCTCGTTCTTTGGCTCGTTCTCCATGCCTACTGCTAAAAGTAAGCATTCTTCGCCGGGAAGAATCCTGTACCCGAGCGCTGTTTCCATCCTGGTCACTAATTCACTGCGTGGTCTTAGATAACCCACAATCTTCTCTGGGCTTCACTTATCtctgaggaagggaaagagcTGGGCTTGATGGTCTAAAATGTGCCTTTGGGCTATGCAGCGCTATGTTAGTCTGTCCTAATCCCATTCCTGTGTTTCATCACCGTGTAGGATAGTTTCTGAGAACCAGTACAAGTCTGTGATGGAGCTAAGGACACCCAGAAATCATCCCTTCCAGTGTGAGAAGGAACCTAAAACATCACCTTGTCTGAAACCTTCATGTTACCGCTAAGGAAACCTGGGTAGAGAACGAGTACACTCGGTCACCTTACAGCAGACATGGAAACAAGGACGAGGTCACCTAGGCCCTCACTGTGTCGTAAAATTGGAGCTGGTCTTCTAAACCCGACTGAAGTGCATAATGGTATCAGAGTAAAATGTCATATGGAAGGTATAAATTGGGTAGAACACTTTAGAGCCTTTCTCCCCCTTTGACAAAATAAACGTATACCGTAACTCCAAAAAGTGTGGAGAGATATCTGCTAGAGAGGGTGCTTGAGACAAAGTAGAACAGCATAATCACATAGAACATCttagatttatgtttttaagtagcCCAATAAAACAGAACGTCAACTCACACAATACATGTATTTACATTAATTCAAATGTCCAGCGCACAATACAGTAGAATCTATTTAATAGTTCATATAATTTGACTTACATATACACGAGCATATAAACAAATACCAGTCAGCTAGGACAAAGGCTTAAGAAGTTACTCAGACATTTTGGTATTGACGCCTACATATTTATGGCAACAACGAATGATGACTTCCAACTTTCAATAACGTCTTTTGTTCAAGGATAAGGAATGTacagaatggaaagaagacagtcaaaCAAATGTACCTTTATTGCACTATTTATCTAACACCATATGGGATGTGGCATTATCCAGCACATTTTATCAGTGTCGTCTGTTCACTGTGGTCTCAGATATGAAATTAGCTGAATTATTCCCTAATCTAACCTCACTTTGTGTTTTATAAGTACTGTTCTTCCTTctacagcttttaaaaatgaaataggacaCGGATGCTTgtctttaaaataactttggTCCTAAATAAGCTGGTAAAGTCTCTTCTTAAGGAACGCTAAttcactgaaatttattttttctggcaaGAATCCTGAATAAAAAGACAACGTCACCTCCACACCAGCTCTGAAATGATCAGTGGTGCTAGAGACCGAGCTATTGTCATCTAGAACttacactttggaaaacaacccCACCTTTCTCTGGCACATTGAGGAACCAAAAGTGCGTTACCACATTTCCTCTTAACCAGTTAAAGAGAGCACTGGGTTGCATTTCAAAACGCAAAACGACACCATTTCGGTCCTGCTGTTTATTTTGCAGACTGCACAGAAAGTTAAGTATGGAGAGTTAAATTACTATACCATACAGATACAGGCACAAAATTAAGTGGATGCCACAAAGGGTGTGTCTGAAAACACAGAATTGACTGAATCTGAGTCGGATTTCACCCTCGCGGACTTTAGGATGCCCTCAGCTATAACTGTCTCACTGGGAAAGAGCCTGACTTTCCCATTCTGCCCTGCTGCAGTATCCTTCAAGGGTTCCAAAAACACCACTCTTTTACCGGCACCTGCCTTCCGTTCATCAGCGGGGGCATCACTAGCAGGACCAGGATTGAGGATAGACGAATGGGCATTGCTTTGGTTGAGAACGTTTTTTTGTCTCTTGCTTTTACACTTGCAGGGACAGGGCGTCAGATAGAGATACAAAAGTACCAACACGATACTGGCCACGCAGGCTGCGAGAGTGGTAAAAGCTGTGTTAAATGCCTCATGGGCATGGGATCTGTTCACGGTGAAGTTGCTCACGTTTATTGTGACATCCACAGTCTCATTTAACAGGCGTTGCCTGTTCATCGCAATACAGGAATACACTCCAGCGTCCTCAAAACGAGGACTTTCTATAACCAGACTTCCATTGCGAAACACGTGAAAGTTTTCCAGATCTTTATCTGGCTCCAGCAGTCTGTTATCTGGACCAACCCAAATGAAATCAGTATTTGCATTACCAGTCTTGCTGTCACAGGGGACGATCAGCCTTTCCCCGACTTGAGCGTCATGAATAAAGCCAAGTGCACGGAAGGAGCCGTTGATGATACTGTCCGAGCAATTCATAAAGCTATCCTGGAGCAGAAGCACCTGGTGGGAGTGCCTAGAGTCAGACCACAGGCGGCAGGTATAGTCATTCTTAAAATCCATCACTGAGCTAAAGTGCCTACGATACCAAAAGATGAGCAATGAATAAAGGGAACAGTCACAGACAAATGGGTTGCCATGAAGATAGATGCCTCTCAGCTGTTTTCCTGGCACTAAATTAATATGGTGCATTGGCAGGGAGGGGATTTGATTATAAGAAACATCTAGAAACATCAGTTCTGCCAGCTTGAACCTCCCAACATACAAATCCATGGGAAACTGCGTCAGAAAGTTTCCACTTAGGTAGAGTTTTTGCAACTGGGAGAGCCCTCCAAAAGCAGAAGGGTCGAGATAGGAGATGTGATTGTTGTACAGAAGGAGCACCTCCAGAACCTTCAACTCCTGGAACACTGCACTTTTCACGGTCTTCAGCCTATTGGATGATAAGTCAAGACACTTCAAATTTGGAGTTGTGGAAAAACTGCCCGTGGAAATGCTGGTGATGTTGTTATGACGAATTATTAGAGTGTTCAACTTAACAAAGGAAACTGGAATCCACTCGGAATCCAGAAGCCCGATCCTGTTGTAACTCAGATCCAGTCTCTTCATCAGTCTGAACAGGTTGCCAGGCACCTTGGACAGGTTTTTGTTGGTGCAGCTCACGATGTCAGTGGCACAGATGCAAGCGGTGGGGCACACCCCGGAGGCGCCGCGGCTCACAGTCACCGTGATCACCAACAAACACAGCAGCTCCCTGCAACCCGGTCTGACAACTCCAGGCAGGGTGGGCAGTGTGTGTAAACGTACAGACATTATGGTCGCCTCCAAGTCTCTTCCTGGCGTCTTTCCGCCAACTCAGCTTCCCACCAGTGAACCTGGTAAACAATCAATATTCGAAAGGGGGGCAAGAAAGCAAAGTTAACTACCACCAGTTAACCCTTCAGAGTCATACCTTGCTTTCTCCCCAATAACTTTTGAAATGCAGGCTTGTTTCACGCTGGGAAGCCTCTGGTGCCTTTTTACCGTGAAATGCAATCCCCCCCCCCTACCCCGGGTTATTACCCCTGCTTACAGACATTTACAGTTACAATCTGTCAACACAACCGTCTCAGCATCAGAAACTGGGGATTTTTGTTAACGTGCATCCTGCGTCGTTTTTTAAACTCCCTCCGacagacacaaaaatacacaaacgcATCCTACAAACAACTGAACGGAAATACATAGGAAGCAGAGCAACATCCAGAAAACAACTCACAGAGCCGAAAAGCCTCACTGGCTCTGGGGCTAGGCCGCCGAACGGTGGTGTCTGCTGGTCCGTGAGTCCGTCTGTCTCTGTCCGTCACTCCTGCATCTTCCGAGTTCCTTTCCCTCCTGCTCCCGGCGGGCGGCAGCCTCTCGCTGGCTCTCAACTTTGGGGAGTTTcacgcggcggcggcggcggcggcagccaCCCGGGGCGCAGGAAACGTCTCGGCCGGCTGCGGTCGGGTCTCCCGGGCTCTCTTCATCGCTCGGCTAAAGGTACCGCCTCGGCGCCCTGGCCGTCGTGTGTCCGCGCGCGGGGAGCCCCACTCCGGGAGCCGGGTCCGAGGGGCGGGGGCGCCGGCAGCGGAtcggccccggccccgcctccccgcGCTCCGGAGCCAGCGGGACCGAGGGTTCCCGCGCGCCGCTGCCAGGGTTTTATCCCCGCGCGCCGGGTCGCATGCGGGGCGGGGAGACGGCCCCGCCCCTGCGCGTCCTCCCTCCGGCTGGAAGCAGCTCGGAGGCCGCGGGCGGGAGCAAGCTGGGCGCGTGGCGGGGGGCGcgcggcgcggggagggggcggcggcgcAGCCAATCGGAGCGGCGGccggcgcccccctccccccccacgccGCGGCCTCACCGccacatcccccccacccccgccccgcctccagGTTCAGCCCGGACCCCGGGGAGGGACGGGGCGGAGCGGGCTGCACCGCCGAGGCCGGGGCCCCTCCGTTCCCACCCGTTGTGTGCGCCAGTCCAGCTTCGaacggggtgggaggggagaggttaAGGGGGCACGCCCGGCCAGGGAAGGagaggtctctgtctctcttgaagaACCCACTTGCCGCGGCCGCCCGGGTCCCCTGAGCTCTTGTAGCTTGTTCTTAGGGCCAGGGCCGAGGGGGCTTCCGCAGGGCTAAGTGCTGGTGGTTTTACAGGttcacaaaataaacacagaCGTGACCTTCCGTCTCCGCCCACGTCTGGTGGGGGACGGGGATGGGTACTTTCCGTCTGGTGCGACAAGGATCTCTTGGGGGAAAGGAGCCGGGAAGGCGCAGCGGGGACAGGCCGCATCTCCCTGGGAAAGTTCTATCCCGTTCACAACTCAGGAGTTGGCGTCAGGGATGGTGCCCAATCTGTGAAGgagaagagcagaaaagaaagctTGGGGCCGACCCCCCGCTGGAATGCAAAGATGAGGgcattaagctttaaaaaaaaaaaaaaatcctgaagccagattttttcttttccctttctttctttctttctttctttctttctttctttctttcaggggGCTGGGGTAGGGAGGTGGTGAGAGCAAATGTGCTCACGCCGAACAGGGACTGATCCTGGAAGGGGTGTCTGCGCCGAGATTCTTCATACCTCCTaagaggcagggcagggcggATGCCTAGC
This genomic window contains:
- the AMIGO2 gene encoding amphoterin-induced protein 2 encodes the protein MSVRLHTLPTLPGVVRPGCRELLCLLVITVTVSRGASGVCPTACICATDIVSCTNKNLSKVPGNLFRLMKRLDLSYNRIGLLDSEWIPVSFVKLNTLIIRHNNITSISTGSFSTTPNLKCLDLSSNRLKTVKSAVFQELKVLEVLLLYNNHISYLDPSAFGGLSQLQKLYLSGNFLTQFPMDLYVGRFKLAELMFLDVSYNQIPSLPMHHINLVPGKQLRGIYLHGNPFVCDCSLYSLLIFWYRRHFSSVMDFKNDYTCRLWSDSRHSHQVLLLQDSFMNCSDSIINGSFRALGFIHDAQVGERLIVPCDSKTGNANTDFIWVGPDNRLLEPDKDLENFHVFRNGSLVIESPRFEDAGVYSCIAMNRQRLLNETVDVTINVSNFTVNRSHAHEAFNTAFTTLAACVASIVLVLLYLYLTPCPCKCKSKRQKNVLNQSNAHSSILNPGPASDAPADERKAGAGKRVVFLEPLKDTAAGQNGKVRLFPSETVIAEGILKSARVKSDSDSVNSVFSDTPFVAST